The following are encoded in a window of Prochlorococcus marinus str. MIT 1013 genomic DNA:
- a CDS encoding ATP-binding protein — MEISKKWAVFIHPSTLKLGSFVETLLEPVICRETAKKIELGLHEALVNAVVHGNLSNPNKIIRVRRILTPNWFVWQIQDEGIGIVKNKRLTSLPLEIDANSGRGIYLIHKCFDDVRWSRKGNRLQLSIKK, encoded by the coding sequence GTGGAGATTTCTAAAAAATGGGCTGTTTTTATTCATCCCTCTACTTTAAAACTAGGATCATTTGTTGAAACTCTTTTAGAACCTGTGATCTGTAGAGAAACTGCAAAAAAAATAGAATTAGGCTTGCATGAGGCGCTTGTTAACGCTGTAGTGCATGGCAACTTATCCAACCCCAATAAAATTATTCGTGTTAGAAGAATTCTTACTCCAAACTGGTTTGTATGGCAAATTCAGGATGAGGGGATAGGCATAGTTAAAAATAAAAGATTAACCTCTTTGCCTCTTGAAATTGATGCTAATAGTGGAAGAGGAATATATCTGATTCACAAGTGTTTTGATGATGTTAGATGGAGCAGAAAAGGCAATAGACTCCAGCTATCAATAAAGAAATAA